A stretch of the Pseudorasbora parva isolate DD20220531a chromosome 13, ASM2467924v1, whole genome shotgun sequence genome encodes the following:
- the LOC137038926 gene encoding uncharacterized protein isoform X2, with the protein MSSLFILSFGFILLKFISCYSSGSFDGDQCREMNVSHGNYPPQNTEPPFNVHPENVTLNSSEWQTSRINVVLSAKSSNFRGFMLDARTCDNCDSVGTFTLVDPDNSLLICGNRVVVQPNNQRKTSISVFWTPEREGTFFFRAVFVELLSKFWLRQPIILPVQSTTPPPAETTSAPTTQALTTKPTIFTTNLDSHATVAPTSPPQCVQYVRSVLALLLFSRLCFLGGSSLLIIKPVSKKTVTMSASVVELASKTIAAILILIKAIKYECVYECAGLRNVFTALTVTAMVSSLLHTITIFLHCGPSHELRKCWVCAIIVVDLMNTIITTTAIFFGTRCFEECWLSILMGVYVVWEIMLYIGSVCFEQMGKYQRRKKVKQNHNHNLEKRISQWLFMFIIFTVFNVMLTAALMTGVSLTRMINSGTVCRFF; encoded by the exons ATGAGCAGTCTCTTTATCCTTTCATTTGGATTTATCTTGCTGAAGTTCATCTCCTGTTACAGCAGTGGATCATTTGACGGGGATCAATGTCGAGAAATGAATGTTAGTCATGGCAATTACCCACCACAAAATACTGAACCCCCTTTCAATGTCCACCCAGAAAATGTAACTTTGAACTCGTCTGAATGGCAAACGTCACGTATTAACG TGGTGCTTTCGGCTAAATCGAGTAATTTTAGAGGTTTCATGTTGGATGCTCGTACGTGTGATAACTGTGATTCTGTTGGTACGTTTACTTTGGTTGACCCGGACAACAGCCTACTCATCTGTGGT AACCGTGTCGTGGTTCAGCCTAATAACCAGAGGAAAACGTCAATCAGCGTGTTCTGGACACCCGAACGTGAAGGAACATTTTTCTTCAG agctgtatttgtGGAACTTCTCTCGAAGTTTTGGCTCAGGCAGCCGATCATTCTCCCAGTTCAGTCCACAACACCACCGCCTGCTGAAACAACCAGTGCGCCAACAACACAAGCGTTGACTacaaaaccaacaatatttacaacaaatttaGATTCACATGCTACTG TTGCACCAACATCGCCTCCTCAATGTGTGCAATATGTG AGAAGTGTTTTAGCACTGTTACTGTTCAGTAGGCTGTGTTTTCTTGGAGGCTCTTCTCTCTTGATCATTAAACCAGTTTCGAAAAAAACG GTCACCATGAGCGCGTCTGTCGTTGAACTAGCATCCAAAACTATCGCCGCCATCCTCATTCTAATAAAAGCAATTAAA tatgagtgtgtgtacgAGTGTGCTGGTTTACGGAACGTTTTTACTGCTTTGACGGTGACTGCCATGGTTTCAAGCCTGCTACATACCATCACCATTTTCCTTCACTGTGGACCAAGCCATGAATT AAGGAAGTGTTGGGTCTGTGCCATCATAGTGGTTGACTTAATGAATACTATCATTACAA CCACTGCAATATTTTTTGGAACGAGGTGCTTTGAAGAGTGCTGGCTGTCAATATTAATGGGCGTTTATGTTGTTTGGGAGATCATGCTGTACATTGGCTCAGTTTGCTTTGAACAGATGGGAAAATACCAGAGAAGAAAAAAGGTCAAAC aaaatcataatcataatctgGAAAAGAGA ATATCCCAATGGTTGTTTATGTTTATAATCTTTACAGTATTTAATGTAATGTTGACAGCTGCACTTATGACAGGAGTGTCTTTGACCAGAATGATAAACTCAGGGACTGTCTGCAGATTTTTTTGA
- the LOC137038926 gene encoding putative ferric-chelate reductase 1 isoform X1 has translation MSSLFILSFGFILLKFISCYSSGSFDGDQCREMNVSHGNYPPQNTEPPFNVHPENVTLNSSEWQTSRINVVLSAKSSNFRGFMLDARTCDNCDSVGTFTLVDPDNSLLICGNRVVVQPNNQRKTSISVFWTPEREGTFFFRAVFVELLSKFWLRQPIILPVQSTTPPPAETTSAPTTQALTTKPTIFTTNLDSHATGTSTAPPSSEDKSTQTNPKNTTTSATIFTTTSNITSKATVAPTSPPQCVQYVRSVLALLLFSRLCFLGGSSLLIIKPVSKKTVTMSASVVELASKTIAAILILIKAIKYECVYECAGLRNVFTALTVTAMVSSLLHTITIFLHCGPSHELRKCWVCAIIVVDLMNTIITTTAIFFGTRCFEECWLSILMGVYVVWEIMLYIGSVCFEQMGKYQRRKKVKQNHNHNLEKRISQWLFMFIIFTVFNVMLTAALMTGVSLTRMINSGTVCRFF, from the exons ATGAGCAGTCTCTTTATCCTTTCATTTGGATTTATCTTGCTGAAGTTCATCTCCTGTTACAGCAGTGGATCATTTGACGGGGATCAATGTCGAGAAATGAATGTTAGTCATGGCAATTACCCACCACAAAATACTGAACCCCCTTTCAATGTCCACCCAGAAAATGTAACTTTGAACTCGTCTGAATGGCAAACGTCACGTATTAACG TGGTGCTTTCGGCTAAATCGAGTAATTTTAGAGGTTTCATGTTGGATGCTCGTACGTGTGATAACTGTGATTCTGTTGGTACGTTTACTTTGGTTGACCCGGACAACAGCCTACTCATCTGTGGT AACCGTGTCGTGGTTCAGCCTAATAACCAGAGGAAAACGTCAATCAGCGTGTTCTGGACACCCGAACGTGAAGGAACATTTTTCTTCAG agctgtatttgtGGAACTTCTCTCGAAGTTTTGGCTCAGGCAGCCGATCATTCTCCCAGTTCAGTCCACAACACCACCGCCTGCTGAAACAACCAGTGCGCCAACAACACAAGCGTTGACTacaaaaccaacaatatttacaacaaatttaGATTCACATGCTACTG GTACATCCACTGCACCACCATCCTCTGAAGACAAGAGTACACAAACAAACCCAAAAAATACAACTACAAGTGCAACAATATTTACAACAACATCAAATATAACCTCAAAGGCAACAG TTGCACCAACATCGCCTCCTCAATGTGTGCAATATGTG AGAAGTGTTTTAGCACTGTTACTGTTCAGTAGGCTGTGTTTTCTTGGAGGCTCTTCTCTCTTGATCATTAAACCAGTTTCGAAAAAAACG GTCACCATGAGCGCGTCTGTCGTTGAACTAGCATCCAAAACTATCGCCGCCATCCTCATTCTAATAAAAGCAATTAAA tatgagtgtgtgtacgAGTGTGCTGGTTTACGGAACGTTTTTACTGCTTTGACGGTGACTGCCATGGTTTCAAGCCTGCTACATACCATCACCATTTTCCTTCACTGTGGACCAAGCCATGAATT AAGGAAGTGTTGGGTCTGTGCCATCATAGTGGTTGACTTAATGAATACTATCATTACAA CCACTGCAATATTTTTTGGAACGAGGTGCTTTGAAGAGTGCTGGCTGTCAATATTAATGGGCGTTTATGTTGTTTGGGAGATCATGCTGTACATTGGCTCAGTTTGCTTTGAACAGATGGGAAAATACCAGAGAAGAAAAAAGGTCAAAC aaaatcataatcataatctgGAAAAGAGA ATATCCCAATGGTTGTTTATGTTTATAATCTTTACAGTATTTAATGTAATGTTGACAGCTGCACTTATGACAGGAGTGTCTTTGACCAGAATGATAAACTCAGGGACTGTCTGCAGATTTTTTTGA
- the haus5 gene encoding HAUS augmin-like complex subunit 5, whose product MSNLSQKLKRWAVEELELPAARLPDDGYMKTLCVGPGASIWKYITQHVYKERNVRVMRGNVQWYKVLQDKELKQLKNQNKDATRLELQREIDALQSELLQMDTKISRLEDQLEIEEQNVNRNWEDFVESRCRQILLESFRHRCSEERNVLLADTRMIGSQRHALEELSKKAEVKLVFGPSDNSDNGARSDPLVLKNVRELCSERVLFFQCLLESELKTNPSTEFTHDQRNAVIQHWMSTVENLLRSHPPNQVLSALQALTSRQQVALEEKIAALNVERDVSALGFRYERDRLIDVSSEQKEELTPVHSLLQSAWEEVEESYFELSQTRNRRGQLETELTALMGKAETTHKTDPVSRCVFKLEMEGVKQVAVRDSIREQCAQLQLQAREGVDAIRTLQTQWQSVMDFRQLVDRRQEQIRSLIKGNSSVKTELTRVHAKVGQFVQEKLNPQFGSVIEASSGLRNSVSQEAKHFSCLSLAALDCRVMKGGQKLPAAQLSIHQIHSPVFKKLCENLSFPMYMAPEELWSQAATQRLELRYLYRLLQLFSESTSDLQKLTAQLSSPDQQTFLQHVNTVDGEILQMLLPRARELTQRCSKGLLYAEQVKTAITHWWEQPGQFALPEMQREGLTFQQWLQRWKLATKEP is encoded by the exons ATGTCGAACCTCAGTCAGAAACTAAAGCGCTGGGCTGTTGAGGAACTTGAGTTGCCAGCAGCCAGACTCCCGGATGACGGCTATATGAAGAC GTTATGCGTCGGTCCTGGAGCGTCTATTTGGAAATATATAACACAACATGTCTACAAAGAGAG gaACGTTCGGGTCATGAGAGGGAATGTTCAGTG GTACAAAGTTTTACAGGACAAAGAG CTTAAACAGTTGAAAAATCAGAATAAAGATGCAACAAGGCTTGAGCTACAGAGAGAGATTGATGCCCTTCAGTCTGAACTCCTTCAAATGGACACAAAAATCAGTAGATTGGAGGATCAACTTGAAATTGAAG AGCAGAACGTGAACAGGAACTGGGAGGACTTTGTGGAGAGCAGGTGCAGGCAGATCCTGTTGGAGTCTTTCAGGCATCGCTGCTCTGAGGAGAGAAACGTACTGTTAGCAGACACCCGCATGATTGGCAGCCAGCGCCATGCCCTGGAAGAGTTGTCCAA GAAAGCAGAGGTGAAGCTGGTGTTTGGACCATCTGACAATTCAGACAATGGAGCTAGATCAGATCCCTTAGTTTTA AAGAATGTGAGAGAGCTCTGCAGTGAGAGGGTTCTCTTCTTCCAGTGCCTGCTAGAGAGTGAACTCAAAACAAATCCATCCACTGA ATTTACTCATGATCAAAGGAATGCTGTGATCCAGCACTGGATGAGCACAGTGGAG AACCTGCTGCGGTCTCATCCACCAAACCAAGTGCTTTCGGCTCTCCAGGCACTGACCTCCAGACAGCAGGTGGCGTTAGAGGAGAAGATTGCAGCTTTAAATGTAGAGCGTGACGTTTCGGCTCTAGG GTTTCGTTATGAGCGTGATCGCCTAATAGATGTGTCGTCAGAGCAGAAGGAGGAGTTAACACCTGTCCATAGTCTATTACAG TCTGCCTGGGAGGAAGTGGAGGAGAGTTATTTTGAATTGTCTCAGACTCGCAACAGACGTGGGCAGCTGGAGACTGAACTCACAGCTCTGATGGGGAAAGCAGAGACGACACACAAAACAGACCCAGTGTCCAG gtgtgtgtttaaattgGAGATGGAGGGAGTGAAGCAAGTGGCAGTTAGAGACAGCATCAGAGAGCAGTGTGCTCAGCTACAGCTGCAGGCCAGAGAGGGGGTAGACGCCATCAGAACCCTGCAGACACAGTGGCAAAGTGTCATGGACTTCAGACAGCTTGTG GACAGGAGACAAGAGCAGATACGGAGCCTGATCAAAGGGAACTCCTCTGTGAAGACCGAGTTAACCCGTGTTCATGCAAAG GTTGGACAGTTTGTTCAAGAAAAGCTCAATCCTCAGTTTGGAAGTGTGATTGAAGCCAGCAGTGGACTCCGCAACTCTGTGTCACAAGAGGCCAAGCACTTTAGCTGTTTATCACTGGCTGCACTGGATTGTAGAGTCATGAAGGG GGGGCAGAAACTACCAGCAGCTCAGCTTTCGATCCACCAGATACACTCCCCAGTTTTCAAGAAACTCTGTGAAAATCTGTCATTCCCCATGTATATG GCCCCAGAGGAGCTTTGGTCTCAGGCTGCGACCCAACGGCTGGAGTTACGATATCTGTACAGGCTTCTTCAGCTTTTCTCAGAGTCAACATCAGACCTGCAGAAGCTGACAGCACAGCTATCATCTCCCGATCAGCAGA CTTTTCTGCAGCATGTGAATACTGTTGACGGAGAGATTCTGCAGATGTTGCTCCCTCGGGCCCGTGAGCTCACACAGAGGTGCTCTAAAGGCCTGCTTTATGCAGAACAAGTGAAGACTGCCATCACACACTG GTGGGAGCAGCCTGGTCAGTTTGCCCTGCCAGAGATGCAGAGAGAGGGACTGACGTTCCAACAATGGCTTCAGAGGTGGAAACTGGCAACAAAGGAACCCTGA